Proteins encoded in a region of the Halarcobacter mediterraneus genome:
- a CDS encoding succinyldiaminopimelate transaminase yields the protein MNFEKYPFEKLNELLKDIKPNENYELAALTIGEPKFETPQFIQDELKNTTNDLQKYPASAGLPELKEAMLSFVKNRFDVELQMDEIIPTFGTREVLFNFPQFALFDKEKPVMAFTNPFYQIYEGAAIASRAEVIHIDLTEENSFKAQLSDEELQRCDLVILNYPNNPTSANMTKEELASWVKKALEFDFILVNDECYSEIYFEENDKPVSLLEASIFAGNNEFKNILVMNSISKRSSAPGLRSGFIAGDKEILKEYMKYRTYVGCASPVPLQKAAAVAWKDLSHVEEFRKIYKKNFLLAKEILGVKTPQATFYIWLKVENELEFTKKLFEQKHIKVLPGSFLGRNGIGKGYVRIALVENEEKTKEVLTRLKDFLDG from the coding sequence ATGAATTTCGAAAAATACCCTTTTGAAAAATTAAATGAGTTGTTAAAAGATATAAAACCAAATGAAAACTATGAGTTAGCAGCTTTAACAATTGGTGAACCAAAATTTGAAACACCACAATTTATTCAAGATGAATTAAAAAACACTACAAATGATTTACAAAAGTATCCTGCAAGTGCAGGTTTACCTGAGTTAAAAGAAGCAATGCTTTCTTTTGTAAAAAATAGATTTGATGTGGAACTTCAAATGGATGAAATTATTCCAACTTTTGGAACAAGGGAAGTTCTTTTTAACTTTCCTCAATTTGCTTTATTTGATAAAGAAAAACCAGTAATGGCTTTTACAAATCCATTTTACCAAATTTATGAAGGTGCGGCAATAGCAAGTCGTGCTGAAGTAATTCATATTGATTTAACTGAAGAAAATAGTTTTAAAGCACAACTTAGTGATGAAGAGTTACAAAGATGTGACTTAGTTATTTTAAATTATCCAAATAATCCTACTTCTGCAAATATGACAAAAGAAGAGTTAGCTTCTTGGGTTAAAAAAGCTTTAGAGTTTGATTTTATTTTAGTAAATGACGAGTGTTATTCTGAAATATACTTTGAAGAAAATGATAAACCAGTTTCTTTATTAGAAGCTAGTATTTTTGCAGGAAATAATGAGTTTAAGAATATTCTTGTAATGAATTCAATCTCAAAAAGAAGTTCAGCCCCTGGATTAAGAAGTGGTTTTATAGCAGGAGATAAAGAAATTCTAAAAGAATATATGAAATATAGAACTTATGTGGGATGTGCAAGTCCTGTTCCTTTGCAAAAAGCAGCGGCAGTAGCTTGGAAAGATTTATCTCATGTTGAAGAGTTTAGAAAAATCTATAAAAAGAATTTTCTTTTAGCAAAAGAGATTTTAGGTGTAAAAACTCCTCAAGCAACTTTTTATATTTGGTTAAAAGTTGAAAATGAATTAGAATTTACAAAAAAACTATTTGAGCAAAAACATATTAAAGTATTACCAGGAAGTTTCTTAGGAAGAAATGGTATTGGAAAAGGATATGTAAGAATTGCCTTAGTTGAAAATGAAGAAAAAACAAAAGAAGTACTGACGAGATTAAAGGATTTTTTAGATGGATAA